One window of Phycisphaeraceae bacterium genomic DNA carries:
- a CDS encoding fatty acid desaturase: MDVRYAQENALRRELDVGSVGLIEAPEALLHPTRAPAPTEHNAEHEPVAEEEAAHGGCPPRIRIITLITVVFPFVALALVIAAMWQVPFHGTYLAIMVGMYVSTGIGIGTGFHRLFTHKSFSAGPYVRFFWAALGSMAVEGALTTWVAEHRKHHQHSDAPGDPHSPHAHHPEHSEGILGVLYSFYYAHIGWLFHNSPTQLERYVPDLLEDPVTNFVSRTYWWWVALGMIIPAALGGILTGTWTGVLLGFLWGGAVRTLVVHHITWCINSVCHLWGTRPFRTSDHSRDNPIFGILAFGEGWHNAHHAFPTSARHGLAWWKIDINYIVIRSMEILGLIKDVRLPSQKSLDAKRRDS; this comes from the coding sequence ATGGATGTGCGCTACGCGCAGGAGAATGCCCTGAGACGCGAACTTGATGTCGGTTCTGTCGGCTTGATCGAAGCCCCCGAGGCTCTCCTTCACCCGACACGCGCGCCCGCCCCGACCGAACACAACGCTGAGCACGAACCGGTCGCTGAGGAAGAAGCCGCCCATGGCGGCTGCCCGCCGCGCATCCGCATCATCACCCTGATTACTGTCGTCTTCCCATTCGTCGCGCTCGCCCTCGTCATCGCGGCAATGTGGCAGGTCCCCTTCCACGGAACCTATCTCGCCATCATGGTCGGCATGTACGTCTCGACCGGCATCGGCATCGGCACCGGCTTCCACCGCCTGTTCACGCACAAATCGTTCTCTGCGGGACCCTATGTCCGGTTCTTCTGGGCCGCGCTCGGTTCGATGGCGGTGGAGGGGGCGCTGACCACCTGGGTCGCCGAACACCGCAAACACCATCAGCATTCCGATGCGCCCGGCGATCCGCACTCGCCCCACGCGCACCACCCGGAGCACTCCGAAGGCATCCTCGGCGTGCTCTACAGCTTCTACTACGCGCACATCGGCTGGCTCTTCCACAACTCGCCGACACAACTCGAGCGCTACGTCCCCGATCTTCTCGAAGACCCCGTTACCAACTTTGTCAGCCGCACCTACTGGTGGTGGGTCGCGCTCGGCATGATCATCCCCGCCGCGCTCGGCGGCATTCTCACCGGCACGTGGACGGGCGTTCTCCTCGGGTTCCTCTGGGGCGGCGCCGTCCGCACGCTCGTCGTCCACCACATCACCTGGTGCATCAATTCGGTCTGCCATCTCTGGGGCACGCGCCCGTTCCGGACAAGCGATCACAGCCGCGACAACCCAATATTCGGAATCCTCGCTTTCGGCGAAGGCTGGCACAACGCCCATCACGCCTTCCCGACTTCCGCGCGCCACGGGTTGGCCTGGTGGAAGATCGATATCAACTACATCGTGATCCGCTCGATGGAAATCCTCGGCCTCATCAAGGATGTCCGCCTGCCCTCGCAGAAGAGCCTCGATGCGAAGCGTCGGGATTCCTGA
- a CDS encoding sigma-70 family RNA polymerase sigma factor, producing MARIGLRHATLTAADDNSDLDPSILQRIAAGDRSAVQECIGQYAGLVWSLARRMCLNGADAEDAVQEIFIEIWRNAFRFDPGVASETAFVAMIARRRLIDRRRRISRQRDRAPLDEAPAVNEQPKPELGEEAGIAAKALEELSTEQQRVLRLSLLQGLSHEKIATATGLPLGTVKTHARRGLLRIREMLSTKRGEGVKS from the coding sequence TTGGCGCGAATCGGACTCAGGCACGCAACATTGACTGCCGCGGATGACAACTCTGACCTCGATCCATCGATTCTTCAGCGGATCGCGGCGGGTGATCGGTCGGCGGTGCAGGAATGCATCGGGCAATACGCCGGATTGGTTTGGTCGCTTGCCCGGCGGATGTGTCTGAATGGTGCGGATGCCGAAGACGCGGTGCAGGAAATCTTCATTGAAATCTGGAGGAACGCTTTCCGATTCGATCCCGGAGTCGCATCGGAGACCGCGTTCGTCGCCATGATCGCCCGGCGCCGACTGATCGACCGAAGGCGCCGGATCTCCCGCCAGCGCGATCGCGCTCCTCTCGATGAAGCGCCCGCAGTGAACGAACAACCCAAGCCCGAACTAGGAGAGGAAGCCGGGATCGCCGCAAAGGCTCTTGAAGAATTGAGCACCGAGCAGCAGCGAGTGCTTCGGTTGTCGCTCCTGCAAGGACTCTCGCACGAGAAAATCGCAACGGCGACCGGCCTCCCGCTGGGAACCGTCAAGACGCACGCCCGGCGCGGGTTGTTGCGAATCCGAGAAATGCTCAGCACCAAGCGCGGAGAGGGGGTGAAATCGTGA
- a CDS encoding sigma-54-dependent Fis family transcriptional regulator yields MTNRPSGDNSNDAANVNPRILIVDDDTIVAESLAEFLSRDGFDTATCLSAPEALATLEKSEEPDSRPFSLALLDVSLPGMGGMDLLREIVKRKLGAVCIMLTGYGTIESAVEALRIGASDYLIKPVVDSELRISIQRALRQRTLLQENRTLRKQLDRRHGLETIVGADHRMRKIYELIEAVAPSRTTVLMTGESGTGKSLIAHAIHNASPRSSRPFVELSCGSIPETLLESELFGHVKGAFTGAHADKIGRFQAADGGTLFLDEINSASPGMQLKLLRVLQERKFEPVGSTKTIEVDARVILASNQPLEQLVADGRFRQDLYYRINVVKIELPPLRDRVSDIPQLAEHFLRKHAAELGKQVVGFAPEAMSAIQRYSFPGNVRELANVVERAAVLCRRATIALEDLPSNVTGQEVVKPIAVSGGADEPWIPMTLEEALKEPERQILQKALRANNWNRQKTAEQLGVNRTTLYKRLKMLGMQPEDERAA; encoded by the coding sequence ATGACCAACCGGCCCAGCGGCGACAACTCCAACGACGCGGCGAATGTCAATCCCCGGATCCTGATCGTGGACGACGACACGATCGTCGCGGAGTCGCTCGCGGAATTTCTGTCGCGCGATGGGTTCGATACGGCAACATGCCTCTCGGCGCCGGAAGCGCTTGCGACGCTCGAAAAGAGCGAAGAGCCGGATTCGAGGCCCTTTTCGCTCGCGCTGCTCGATGTGTCGCTTCCCGGCATGGGGGGAATGGATCTCTTGCGCGAGATCGTGAAGCGGAAGCTCGGCGCGGTGTGCATCATGCTGACCGGGTACGGCACGATCGAATCCGCGGTCGAGGCGCTGCGGATCGGCGCGAGCGACTACCTCATCAAGCCTGTCGTCGATTCCGAGCTGCGCATCAGCATCCAGCGGGCGCTGCGCCAGCGGACGCTGCTGCAGGAAAACCGCACGCTCCGCAAGCAGCTCGATCGCAGGCATGGGCTCGAGACGATTGTCGGCGCGGATCACCGGATGCGGAAGATCTACGAATTGATCGAGGCGGTCGCGCCGAGCCGCACCACCGTTCTGATGACCGGCGAATCCGGCACGGGAAAGAGCCTGATCGCGCACGCGATTCACAACGCGAGTCCGCGTTCATCACGCCCGTTTGTCGAACTTTCCTGCGGCAGCATCCCGGAAACGCTCCTCGAGAGCGAGCTTTTCGGGCATGTCAAGGGCGCGTTCACGGGAGCGCACGCGGACAAGATCGGGCGATTCCAGGCCGCGGATGGCGGCACGCTGTTTCTCGATGAAATCAACAGCGCGAGCCCGGGGATGCAATTGAAACTGCTGCGCGTGCTGCAGGAACGGAAGTTCGAGCCGGTCGGATCGACGAAGACCATCGAAGTCGATGCGCGGGTGATCCTGGCGAGCAACCAGCCGCTGGAACAACTCGTTGCGGATGGGCGGTTCCGGCAGGATCTCTACTACCGGATCAACGTTGTGAAGATCGAATTGCCCCCGCTGCGCGACCGGGTGAGCGATATCCCGCAGCTCGCGGAGCACTTTCTGCGGAAGCATGCCGCGGAACTTGGGAAGCAGGTTGTCGGGTTCGCGCCCGAGGCGATGAGCGCGATCCAGCGGTATTCATTTCCGGGCAACGTGCGCGAACTGGCGAACGTGGTGGAACGTGCGGCGGTGCTGTGCCGCCGTGCGACGATCGCGCTCGAAGACTTGCCGAGCAACGTGACGGGGCAGGAAGTTGTGAAGCCGATCGCTGTTTCGGGAGGCGCGGATGAGCCGTGGATTCCGATGACCCTGGAAGAGGCGCTCAAAGAACCGGAGCGGCAGATTCTTCAAAAGGCACTTCGGGCGAACAACTGGAACCGGCAGAAGACGGCGGAGCAGTTGGGCGTCAATCGAACAACGCTGTACAAACGGCTAAAGATGCTGGGGATGCAGCCCGAAGACGAGCGCGCGGCGTAG
- the arfB gene encoding aminoacyl-tRNA hydrolase produces the protein MLSDENQPGLELAPGVRVDPGVVELSFSSSSGPGGQNVNKRATRCQLRIALRDLPIHPEATERLKHAASHLVTPSGDLLIDSDQERSQGRNRDACFERLRELLILAMKRPKVRRATRPSRGSKERRIESKKRRGEIKKNRRSSFD, from the coding sequence GTGCTCTCCGATGAGAACCAACCCGGCCTCGAACTCGCTCCCGGTGTGCGCGTCGATCCGGGCGTGGTTGAACTGTCATTCTCAAGCAGCTCCGGTCCCGGCGGCCAAAACGTCAACAAGCGCGCGACCCGCTGCCAGCTCCGCATCGCGCTCCGCGATCTCCCGATCCATCCCGAGGCAACCGAGCGGCTCAAGCACGCCGCGTCGCACCTGGTCACCCCCTCCGGTGATCTGCTCATCGACAGCGATCAGGAGCGATCGCAAGGTCGCAACCGCGATGCCTGCTTCGAAAGACTGCGCGAACTGCTCATCCTCGCGATGAAGCGGCCGAAAGTCCGGCGCGCTACCAGGCCGAGCCGCGGCTCCAAAGAACGCCGCATCGAAAGCAAGAAACGCCGGGGCGAGATCAAAAAGAACCGCCGCTCCAGCTTTGATTGA
- a CDS encoding sigma 54-interacting transcriptional regulator, giving the protein MDIQCTDTAIERLIGDSAPIRHVRDTIRVAAAFPSTVLIHGESGTGKELIARAIHEESPRAAGPFVTVDCTVLTESLFESLLFGHEKGSFSGAITSTEGLVRTADGGTLFLDELGELRAPEQAKLLRLLQERTVLPVGSTRQIPVDIRVVAATHRNLAAMVEEGRFRKDLFYRLDVVRISTPALRERAQDIPAIARDIVDRLGALFGVHRELSPEALEALLLCSWPGNVRQLATCIERAAVLSQDEVIQPCHLRLETSAARETEPNLLERSTAETIRFVLKSAMAIGPRRHGAWASIGGSCTG; this is encoded by the coding sequence ATGGACATCCAATGTACAGATACCGCCATCGAGCGGTTGATTGGTGATTCCGCGCCAATCCGCCACGTCCGTGACACGATTCGTGTTGCGGCGGCTTTTCCGTCCACGGTGCTGATTCATGGAGAGAGTGGAACGGGCAAGGAACTGATCGCGCGAGCGATCCACGAGGAGAGCCCGCGCGCCGCAGGACCTTTCGTGACCGTCGATTGCACGGTGCTCACCGAAAGCCTCTTTGAGTCATTGCTTTTTGGCCACGAAAAGGGGTCGTTTTCCGGCGCGATCACCAGCACGGAGGGGTTGGTTCGAACCGCCGACGGAGGCACGCTCTTCTTGGATGAACTCGGCGAGTTGCGCGCCCCGGAGCAGGCCAAATTGCTCCGGCTCCTGCAGGAACGCACCGTTCTTCCGGTCGGAAGCACCAGGCAGATTCCAGTAGACATCCGCGTGGTCGCCGCGACTCACCGCAATCTGGCGGCAATGGTTGAGGAAGGACGATTCCGCAAAGACTTGTTCTATCGACTGGATGTCGTGCGAATTTCGACACCCGCGCTGCGGGAGCGCGCGCAGGACATTCCGGCCATCGCCCGGGACATAGTCGACCGGCTCGGAGCGCTGTTTGGTGTTCACCGTGAACTCTCGCCCGAAGCGCTGGAGGCGCTGCTGCTCTGTTCCTGGCCCGGCAATGTCAGGCAGCTCGCCACGTGCATCGAGCGGGCGGCAGTTCTCAGCCAGGATGAGGTGATCCAGCCGTGTCATCTCCGCCTCGAAACATCCGCCGCGAGAGAAACCGAGCCGAATCTGCTCGAGCGCTCGACGGCCGAAACGATCCGATTCGTCCTGAAGTCCGCCATGGCAATCGGTCCGCGGCGGCACGGCGCCTGGGCATCGATCGGCGGCAGTTGTACCGGATGA
- a CDS encoding PDZ domain-containing protein → MKSNRFLVVRTIAIVAACAGAAVSTFADVTPSGVMMRFPAISKDKIAFVYANDVWIVPRDGGTAMPLSTPAGVEMFPRFNPDGSKIVFSADYDGVQSLYTIPVAGGFANRVTNFASTPMPVGWTNQDEIVFFTGNITGMGRQAKLYHVSPDGGMPTQFPMPYGTFASVSPDGSQIAYIPHTTDFRTWKRYRGGMATDIWLFNLKDNSARLITDWEGTDTFPMFNPAGKGDLVYYTSDQGPEHRLNVWSYDIASAKRTQLTDFKDDDVRFPSIGPGPAGKGEIIFQLGTGLQVLDLGTGKSRPISVTIPGDRPSIRPRTFDAAKNLTDASLSPTGKRVALIGRGDIWTAPAKEGVVRNLTRTEAINEREAEWSPDGRWLAYISDESGEYEIWVRPSDAKPPEKKADKKDEKKAHGDKPDDKSDEKAESKSDEKADETANADSKTEGADKPDLSKPRKLTSLGEGQRSSIHWSPDSKYVTFYEQTGKLYLLEIENARLQVIDRDPWAGGAPTVSFSNDSGWIAYERADENIANQCIWLYNVKTGEKTRVTNPMTDSSDPAFDRKGDYLYFTSARNITSPTYSEVPSDTTWIYTDTGVLHILPLRKDVKSPWLVTSDEETFKDDSVKAEKKDDKKDEKKENGNGGKKPDAAQDDGVSGSWSGTVKGPQGSPIPPGGMPLTMNLKLAADGSVTGSITGQMGNIPIQSGKYDKATGEISLEIATPGGAGTIVGKIKAGSFEGTWSMGEMSGSLVASRSSSGDSKSDSLAEGKKDDKSGEAKEVKIDLADMEVRAIRLPIAPGRFGNLRVTHDDKLMYVRRGTGEGSQGVKIFDIKDDKKEEKAVTSANGFALAADGKKILVRRGQSFSVMDAAAGGGNSTNVPTAGMDVSVDLRDEWKQVIQDVYRYQRDYFYEPTLHGVDWAKVRDHYLKMVDDAVSREDISYIIGEMISELNIGHAYNRPVSYEEPPRANVGLLGADYELEKTDKGTAFKITKIYDGGVWDSDARSPLSQPGIDAKEGEFILAVNGVPIDVTRDIWASFQNTADRPVTITLGKTASMDSDTRDVIVKPISNDTSLRYRAWIEKNRQYVFDKSKGRIGYIYVPNTGQDGQSDLVRQFNGQRAMDALIIDERWNGGGQIPTRFIELLNRPNVNYWARKDGKDWPWPPDAHYGPKVMLANGLAGSGGDAFPGYFKRMGIGKVIGRRTWGGLVGIEGFRPLIDGGGVTVPSFGFYERDPQNPGQGKWSIEGHGTDPDIEVMDDPSKMVNGEGDPQLDVAISELLKELETKAYVTPKRPPSPQRAGMGIPPNER, encoded by the coding sequence TTGAAGTCGAATCGATTTCTTGTCGTGCGCACTATCGCGATCGTCGCGGCATGCGCTGGCGCCGCTGTTTCCACATTCGCCGACGTGACGCCCAGCGGCGTCATGATGCGCTTCCCCGCGATCAGCAAGGACAAGATCGCGTTTGTCTATGCGAACGACGTCTGGATCGTTCCGCGCGACGGCGGAACGGCCATGCCGCTCTCCACGCCGGCCGGCGTGGAAATGTTCCCCAGGTTCAACCCCGACGGCTCCAAGATCGTCTTCAGCGCCGACTACGACGGCGTGCAGAGCCTCTACACGATCCCCGTCGCGGGCGGCTTCGCCAATCGCGTGACCAATTTCGCCAGCACGCCCATGCCCGTCGGCTGGACCAACCAGGACGAGATCGTCTTTTTCACCGGCAACATCACCGGGATGGGGCGGCAGGCAAAGCTCTATCACGTTTCGCCCGACGGCGGCATGCCGACGCAGTTCCCGATGCCCTACGGCACGTTCGCTTCCGTCAGCCCCGATGGATCGCAGATCGCGTACATCCCGCACACGACCGACTTCCGCACCTGGAAACGCTACCGGGGCGGCATGGCCACCGACATCTGGCTTTTCAATCTGAAGGACAACTCCGCCCGCCTGATCACCGACTGGGAAGGAACCGACACCTTCCCGATGTTCAATCCCGCCGGCAAAGGCGACCTCGTCTATTACACCTCCGACCAAGGCCCGGAACACCGGCTCAACGTCTGGTCGTACGACATCGCGTCCGCCAAGCGAACCCAGCTGACCGACTTCAAGGACGATGACGTTCGCTTCCCATCAATCGGACCGGGCCCGGCCGGCAAGGGCGAAATCATCTTCCAGCTCGGTACGGGTCTCCAGGTCCTCGACCTCGGCACCGGAAAATCGCGCCCGATTTCGGTGACCATCCCCGGCGACCGTCCGAGCATCCGCCCGCGCACGTTCGATGCCGCGAAGAACCTCACCGACGCTTCGCTCTCGCCGACCGGAAAGCGCGTCGCGCTCATCGGCCGCGGCGACATCTGGACCGCGCCCGCGAAAGAAGGCGTCGTACGCAACCTGACGCGCACCGAAGCGATCAACGAGCGCGAAGCCGAATGGTCGCCCGACGGACGCTGGCTCGCCTACATCTCCGACGAATCCGGCGAATACGAAATCTGGGTGCGCCCCTCCGACGCGAAGCCGCCGGAAAAGAAAGCGGACAAAAAAGACGAAAAGAAGGCCCACGGCGACAAGCCCGACGACAAATCCGACGAGAAGGCCGAATCAAAGTCCGACGAGAAGGCCGACGAAACAGCCAACGCGGATTCGAAGACCGAAGGCGCCGACAAACCGGATCTCTCGAAGCCGCGCAAGCTGACTTCGCTGGGCGAAGGCCAGCGCAGCAGCATCCATTGGTCACCGGATTCCAAGTACGTCACGTTCTACGAGCAGACCGGAAAGTTGTATCTGCTCGAAATCGAAAACGCACGCCTCCAGGTGATCGATCGCGATCCGTGGGCGGGCGGAGCGCCCACGGTTTCCTTCAGCAACGACTCGGGCTGGATCGCCTACGAGCGGGCCGATGAGAACATCGCCAACCAGTGCATCTGGCTCTACAACGTCAAGACCGGCGAAAAGACTCGGGTCACCAACCCGATGACCGACAGTTCCGACCCCGCGTTCGATCGCAAGGGCGACTATCTCTACTTCACCTCCGCCCGGAACATCACCAGCCCGACCTACAGCGAAGTGCCCAGCGACACAACCTGGATCTACACCGACACCGGCGTGCTCCACATCCTGCCCCTGCGCAAGGACGTCAAGAGCCCGTGGCTCGTGACCAGCGACGAAGAAACGTTCAAAGATGACTCGGTCAAAGCCGAAAAGAAGGACGACAAGAAAGACGAGAAGAAGGAAAACGGCAACGGAGGCAAGAAACCCGATGCCGCACAAGACGACGGGGTCTCCGGTTCGTGGTCCGGAACCGTCAAGGGACCGCAGGGCTCTCCCATTCCGCCCGGCGGCATGCCGCTGACGATGAATCTCAAGCTCGCCGCCGATGGTTCAGTCACAGGTTCCATCACCGGCCAGATGGGCAACATCCCGATTCAATCCGGCAAATACGACAAGGCAACCGGCGAAATCTCGCTCGAGATCGCAACCCCCGGCGGCGCCGGCACGATCGTCGGAAAAATCAAGGCCGGCTCGTTCGAAGGCACCTGGAGCATGGGCGAAATGTCGGGCTCGCTCGTCGCGAGCCGCTCTTCGTCCGGCGATTCAAAGAGCGATTCGCTCGCCGAAGGAAAGAAAGACGACAAGAGCGGCGAAGCCAAAGAAGTCAAGATCGACCTCGCCGATATGGAAGTGCGCGCGATCCGGCTCCCCATCGCGCCGGGCCGCTTCGGCAATCTCCGTGTCACGCACGACGACAAGCTCATGTACGTCCGCCGCGGCACGGGCGAAGGCAGCCAGGGCGTCAAGATTTTCGACATCAAGGACGACAAGAAGGAAGAAAAGGCCGTCACATCCGCCAACGGCTTTGCCCTCGCCGCAGACGGCAAGAAGATCCTCGTCCGTCGCGGCCAGTCGTTCAGCGTCATGGATGCCGCGGCAGGCGGCGGCAATTCCACCAACGTGCCGACCGCCGGCATGGATGTCAGCGTCGACCTGCGCGACGAATGGAAGCAGGTCATCCAGGATGTCTACCGCTACCAGCGCGACTATTTCTACGAGCCGACGTTGCACGGCGTCGATTGGGCCAAGGTGCGCGACCACTACCTCAAGATGGTCGACGACGCCGTCAGCCGCGAGGACATCAGCTACATCATCGGTGAGATGATCAGCGAACTCAACATCGGTCACGCGTACAACCGTCCGGTTTCGTACGAGGAACCGCCGCGCGCAAACGTCGGCCTCCTCGGCGCCGACTACGAGCTTGAGAAAACCGATAAGGGCACGGCGTTCAAGATCACCAAAATCTACGACGGCGGAGTCTGGGATTCCGACGCGCGTTCCCCTCTCAGCCAGCCGGGGATCGACGCCAAGGAAGGCGAGTTCATTCTCGCCGTCAACGGCGTTCCGATCGACGTCACCCGCGACATCTGGGCGTCGTTCCAGAACACCGCCGACCGGCCCGTCACGATCACGCTCGGCAAGACCGCGTCGATGGACTCGGACACGCGCGACGTGATCGTCAAGCCGATTTCGAACGACACATCTCTCCGCTATCGCGCCTGGATCGAGAAGAACCGGCAGTACGTCTTCGACAAGTCCAAGGGGCGCATCGGCTACATCTACGTGCCCAACACCGGACAAGACGGCCAGAGCGATCTCGTCCGCCAGTTCAACGGCCAGCGCGCGATGGATGCGCTCATCATCGACGAGCGTTGGAACGGGGGCGGGCAGATCCCTACCCGGTTCATCGAATTGCTCAACCGCCCCAACGTGAACTACTGGGCCCGCAAGGACGGAAAAGACTGGCCTTGGCCGCCCGATGCGCACTACGGGCCGAAGGTGATGCTCGCCAACGGGCTCGCGGGCTCCGGAGGCGACGCGTTCCCCGGCTACTTCAAGCGCATGGGCATCGGCAAGGTCATCGGCCGGCGCACCTGGGGCGGGCTCGTCGGAATCGAAGGCTTCCGCCCGCTCATCGACGGCGGCGGCGTGACCGTTCCCAGCTTCGGTTTCTACGAGCGCGATCCGCAGAATCCCGGACAGGGCAAGTGGTCGATCGAAGGCCACGGAACCGACCCGGATATCGAAGTCATGGACGATCCGTCGAAGATGGTCAACGGCGAGGGCGATCCGCAGCTCGACGTCGCCATCTCCGAATTGCTCAAGGAACTCGAGACCAAGGCGTACGTGACGCCGAAGCGTCCGCCCAGCCCGCAGCGCGCAGGAATGGGAATCCCGCCCAACGAGCGCTAG
- a CDS encoding anti-sigma factor: MPPEDLELLNELLAERALNGLTDADQVRLKELLHRAGLEEDDSFDLAAAAAMLALAHPAERPPASVYTRAGQAAEQFARELENSRNVVGAPALRIVEPEFGAPRPRRISSAWLGWMAAAACLAFAAIGWLQIFANRQSMVVAPVSLASLRDAVAKSPDVRRLAWGDWDNPEIKGVTGEVVWSESGQKGFMTFRGLPANDPTKEQYQLWIVDERGLDQRVSGGIFNGTGESTGWQGEVRSQRVGDELVVEISPRIHVGNPALFAVTIEAPGGTWVSDMKRRVVAASAVN; the protein is encoded by the coding sequence ATGCCGCCGGAAGATCTCGAGCTGCTGAATGAATTGCTGGCGGAGCGAGCCTTGAACGGTCTCACGGATGCCGATCAGGTTCGATTGAAAGAGCTCTTGCACCGAGCGGGGCTCGAAGAAGACGACTCGTTCGATCTTGCCGCGGCCGCCGCGATGCTCGCGCTGGCGCATCCTGCAGAAAGACCACCGGCATCCGTCTACACGCGCGCGGGTCAGGCGGCGGAGCAGTTCGCGCGCGAGCTCGAAAATAGCCGCAACGTGGTGGGGGCGCCGGCGCTGCGGATCGTGGAACCCGAATTCGGGGCGCCGCGGCCTCGCCGGATCAGCAGCGCTTGGCTTGGTTGGATGGCCGCGGCCGCCTGCCTCGCGTTCGCCGCGATCGGCTGGCTGCAGATTTTTGCAAATCGGCAATCGATGGTGGTTGCGCCCGTTTCGCTCGCTTCGCTGCGCGATGCGGTTGCCAAGTCGCCGGATGTCCGGCGATTGGCGTGGGGAGACTGGGACAACCCCGAGATCAAGGGCGTGACAGGCGAAGTGGTCTGGAGCGAGAGCGGTCAGAAGGGATTCATGACTTTCCGCGGACTTCCCGCGAACGATCCAACCAAAGAGCAATATCAATTGTGGATTGTCGATGAGAGAGGTTTGGATCAGCGAGTCAGCGGCGGAATTTTCAACGGCACCGGCGAGTCCACGGGCTGGCAGGGAGAAGTTCGTTCGCAGCGCGTGGGGGATGAGCTGGTCGTGGAGATTTCGCCCAGAATCCACGTTGGAAATCCGGCGTTGTTCGCAGTGACCATCGAAGCGCCGGGCGGAACATGGGTTTCCGATATGAAGCGCCGGGTTGTTGCGGCGTCCGCGGTAAACTAG
- a CDS encoding OmpA family protein — protein sequence MWNGSTDLGEMDMEGMWKRVFMTGLLAGTLALGLGGCNNNKQAQEDAANEATELRTKNAQLEQSLRERDATIAELQRSQQQQVATQQAPVNDFQGGGGNRGYANNDPDIQRDSIAEGDRLTVAGDVLFGSGSADLKATSKKTLDKVAAELKSSRYSRYSVRVDGYTDSDPIRKSKWGSNDALSEARARAVENYLQSKGVSSSRLSAYGRGASNLKKTKAESRRVEIIILNR from the coding sequence ATGTGGAACGGAAGCACGGATCTGGGAGAAATGGACATGGAAGGCATGTGGAAGCGGGTTTTCATGACGGGCCTCTTGGCGGGCACACTGGCGCTTGGTCTTGGCGGTTGCAACAACAACAAGCAAGCGCAGGAAGACGCAGCGAATGAAGCAACCGAACTGCGCACGAAGAACGCGCAGCTCGAGCAGTCGCTTCGCGAGCGCGACGCGACGATCGCGGAACTCCAGCGCAGCCAGCAGCAGCAAGTCGCGACGCAGCAGGCGCCGGTCAATGACTTCCAGGGTGGCGGCGGCAACCGCGGCTACGCCAACAACGACCCCGACATCCAGCGCGACAGCATCGCCGAGGGTGACCGTCTGACCGTCGCCGGCGACGTTCTCTTCGGTTCGGGATCCGCCGATCTCAAGGCGACTTCGAAGAAGACACTGGACAAGGTCGCTGCGGAACTCAAGAGCAGCCGATACTCGCGCTACAGCGTGCGCGTCGATGGCTACACCGACAGCGATCCGATCCGTAAGAGCAAGTGGGGCTCGAACGATGCGCTCTCTGAGGCCCGGGCTCGCGCGGTCGAGAACTATCTCCAGTCCAAGGGTGTTAGCTCCTCGCGATTGAGCGCGTACGGCCGCGGCGCGTCGAACCTGAAGAAGACCAAAGCCGAGAGCCGGCGCGTCGAGATCATCATTCTCAATCGCTAG